A stretch of Candidatus Obscuribacterales bacterium DNA encodes these proteins:
- a CDS encoding heavy-metal-associated domain-containing protein, translating into MAMTINVPSIMCDACVKTVTKAIAKLDASAQVDADLDNKNVTVITTSSEADVRQAITSAGHTVE; encoded by the coding sequence ATGGCGATGACCATCAACGTGCCGTCTATTATGTGCGACGCCTGTGTCAAAACCGTCACCAAGGCGATCGCCAAGCTGGACGCATCAGCCCAAGTAGATGCTGATTTAGACAACAAAAATGTGACCGTGATCACAACCTCCAGCGAAGCGGATGTGCGCCAAGCCATCACCTCGGCCGGCCATACCGTCGAGTAA